A single genomic interval of Zonotrichia albicollis isolate bZonAlb1 chromosome 33, bZonAlb1.hap1, whole genome shotgun sequence harbors:
- the NABP2 gene encoding SOSS complex subunit B1 produces the protein MSSETLVKDVKPGLKNLNLIFIVLETGRVTKTKDGHEVRTCKVADKSGSINISVWDDVGNLIQPGDIIRLTKGYASVFKGCLTLYTGRGGDLQKIGEFCMVYSEVPNFSEPNPEYVAQQAQGKGAPPDSSAPAAPQPPPGPPAAPAAPESQNGNGLSPGGPPAHPPSGRITRSQPGPVSNGKETRRSGKR, from the exons ATGAGCTCCGAGACGTTGGTCAAGGACGTCAAGCCCGGCCTGAAGAACCTGAACCTGATCTTCATCGTGCTGGAGACCG GCCGGGTCACCAAGACCAAGGACGGCCACGAGGTCCGGACGTGCAAAGTGGCCGACAAGAGCGGCAGCATCAACATCTCGGTGTGGGACGATGTGGGGAACCTGATCCAGCCCGGGGACATCATCCGGCTCACCAAGGG ctaCGCCTCCGTCTTCAAGGGCTGCCTGACGCTCTACACCGGCCGAGGGGGGGACCTGCAGAAGATTGGGGA GTTCTGCATGGTTTACTCCGAGGTGCCCAATTTCAGCGAGCCCAACCCCGAGTACGTggcacagcaggcacagggcaaAGGG gccCCCCCCGACAGCTCCGCCCCGGCAGCTCCGCAGCCCCCCCCGGgcccccccgccgcccccgcag CCCCCGAGAGCCAGAACGGGAACGGGCTGAGCCCCGGGGGCCCCCCCGCGCACCCCCCGAGCGGCCGCATCACCCGCAGCCAGCCCGGCCCGGTCAGCAACGGCAAAGAGACCCGGAGGAGCGGCAAGAGATAA
- the SLC39A5 gene encoding zinc transporter ZIP5 isoform X2 — translation MRRPGLLLAPLLPLLVLGAGGAAGTPGRLPEDAEQEHGYYLRQLFGAYGQNGTLPSEGLARLLGSLGLGRVQVVQIQHEELGHGHVSHLDLLEVQQDKHRHRHPLWEHGGETAPSTGGTLSPPPSQTPSWPQAVPTEPPGAAGVPREYRPTLSLLGRVLGLEHSSADHPHDDCLNVTQLLGNFGLDSVAQLTPEQFTLLCPALLYQIDSRVCIRHRDEVAPPPPGGALWPALGWALLAVLSVSVPSVLAVLLLPLRARGSFRSLLAFLVALAVGTLCGDALLHLWPHAQGKHPEAPGDASPAVLQGLAVLGGIYALFVLELLLAMLRRRREATGHSHGETPGLAPSRAGTELRLLAVPEAELEPRPPGPPHGHSHGPALPPGPGATDIAWMVVLGDGVHNLSDGLAIGAAFSHSLPSGLSTALAVLCHELPHELGDLALLLRAGAAPRSLLLLSLLSALLSCLGAGAGVALGRSGTPLAPWLLAATAGVFLYVALADMLPEVLRGSAEGTWGRFALQNAGFLLGAGIMLGIALAEGHLRSWLQP, via the exons ATGCGCCGCCCTGGGCTCCTCCTGGCcccgctgctgccgctgctcgTTCTGGGGGCCGGGGGCGCTGCGGGGACCCCGGGGCGGCTCCCGGAGGACGCGGAGCAGGAGCACGGCTATTACCTGCGGCAGCTGTTCGGTGCCTACGGGCAGAACGGCACGCTGCCCTCCGAGGGGCTGGCGcggctgctgggcagcctcgGGCTGGGCCGGGTGCAGGTGGTGCAGATCCAGCACGAGGAGCTCGGCCACGGCCACGTCAGCCACCTGGACCTGCTGGAGGTGCAGCAGGACaagcaccggcaccggcacccgCTGTGGGAGCACGGCGGGGAAACGGCTCCGAGCACCGGAGGGACCCTCAG CCCCCCGCCCTCCCAGACACCGAGCTGGCCCCAAGCGGTGCCCACCGAGCCCCCCGGTGCTGCGGGGGTCCCCCGGGAGTACCGGCCCAccctcagcctgctggggagggtgctgggctTGGAGCACTCCAGCGCCGACCACCCGCACGATGAT TGCCTGAACGTGACGCAGCTGCTGGGGAATTTCGGGCTGGACTCGGTGGCGCAGCTCACACCGGAGCAGTTCACGCTGCTCTGCCCGGCGCTGCTCTACCAGATCGACAGCCGCGTCTGCATCCGGCACCGCGATGAGGTGGCGCCGCCACCGCCGGGGGGGGCCCTGTGGCCAG ctctgggctgggcgcTGCTGGCCGTGCTCTCGGTGAGCGTCCCGTCCGTGCTGGCCGTGCTGCTGCTCCCGCTGCGCGCCCGCGGCTCCTTCCGCTCGCTCCTCGCCTTCCTGGTGGCGCTGGCCGTGGGGACGCTCTGCGGGGACGCGCTGCTGCACCTCTGGCCGCAC GCTCAGGGGAAGCACCCGGAGGCTCCGGGGGACGCGAGCCCGGcggtgctgcaggggctggcgGTGCTGGGCGGCATCTACGCGCTCTtcgtgctggagctgctgctggcgatGCTGCGGCGCCGCCGGGAGGCCACG GGACACTCCCATGGAGAGACCCCCGGCCTGGCACCGTCACGGGCAG GCACCGAGCTGCGGCTGCTGGCGGTACCGGAGGCGGAGCTGGAGCCGAGACCGCCGGGACCCCCCCACGGGCACTCGCACGGCCCCGCGCTGCCCCCCGGGCCCGGTGCCACCGACATCGCGTGGATGGTGGTGCTGGGGGACGGCGTGCACAACCTGAGCGACGGGCTGGCCATCG GCGCCGCCTTCTCGCACAGCCTCCCCAGCGGGCTCAGCACCGCGCTGGCCGTGCTCTGCCATGAGCTGCCCCACGAGCTGG GTGacctggcgctgctgctgcgggcgggcgctgccccgcgctcgctgctgctgctctcgcTGCTCTCGGCGCTGCTCTCGTGCCTGGGGGCGGGGGCCGGGGTCGCCCTGGGCCGCAGCGGGACCCCCCTGGCCCCGTGGCTGCTCGCGGCCACCGCCGGCGTTTTCCTCTACGTGGCCTTGGCCGACATG CTCCCCGAGGTTCTGCGCGGCTCCGCCGAGGGCACCTGGGGCCGTTTCGCGCTGCAGAACGCGGGGTTCCTGCTGGGCGCTGGCATCATGCTGGGCATCGCCCTGGCCGAGGGGCACCTGCgctcctggctgcagccctga
- the SLC39A5 gene encoding zinc transporter ZIP5 isoform X1 yields MRRPGLLLAPLLPLLVLGAGGAAGTPGRLPEDAEQEHGYYLRQLFGAYGQNGTLPSEGLARLLGSLGLGRVQVVQIQHEELGHGHVSHLDLLEVQQDKHRHRHPLWEHGGETAPSTGGTLSPPPSQTPSWPQAVPTEPPGAAGVPREYRPTLSLLGRVLGLEHSSADHPHDDVSGAGEGSRCAAFRGSGGSPSSARAPRPQCLNVTQLLGNFGLDSVAQLTPEQFTLLCPALLYQIDSRVCIRHRDEVAPPPPGGALWPALGWALLAVLSVSVPSVLAVLLLPLRARGSFRSLLAFLVALAVGTLCGDALLHLWPHAQGKHPEAPGDASPAVLQGLAVLGGIYALFVLELLLAMLRRRREATGHSHGETPGLAPSRAGTELRLLAVPEAELEPRPPGPPHGHSHGPALPPGPGATDIAWMVVLGDGVHNLSDGLAIGAAFSHSLPSGLSTALAVLCHELPHELGDLALLLRAGAAPRSLLLLSLLSALLSCLGAGAGVALGRSGTPLAPWLLAATAGVFLYVALADMLPEVLRGSAEGTWGRFALQNAGFLLGAGIMLGIALAEGHLRSWLQP; encoded by the exons ATGCGCCGCCCTGGGCTCCTCCTGGCcccgctgctgccgctgctcgTTCTGGGGGCCGGGGGCGCTGCGGGGACCCCGGGGCGGCTCCCGGAGGACGCGGAGCAGGAGCACGGCTATTACCTGCGGCAGCTGTTCGGTGCCTACGGGCAGAACGGCACGCTGCCCTCCGAGGGGCTGGCGcggctgctgggcagcctcgGGCTGGGCCGGGTGCAGGTGGTGCAGATCCAGCACGAGGAGCTCGGCCACGGCCACGTCAGCCACCTGGACCTGCTGGAGGTGCAGCAGGACaagcaccggcaccggcacccgCTGTGGGAGCACGGCGGGGAAACGGCTCCGAGCACCGGAGGGACCCTCAG CCCCCCGCCCTCCCAGACACCGAGCTGGCCCCAAGCGGTGCCCACCGAGCCCCCCGGTGCTGCGGGGGTCCCCCGGGAGTACCGGCCCAccctcagcctgctggggagggtgctgggctTGGAGCACTCCAGCGCCGACCACCCGCACGATGATgtgagcggggccggggaggggTCGCGCTGTGCCGCGTTccgggggtctgggggctcccccagctcagcccgagccCCCCGCCCGCAGTGCCTGAACGTGACGCAGCTGCTGGGGAATTTCGGGCTGGACTCGGTGGCGCAGCTCACACCGGAGCAGTTCACGCTGCTCTGCCCGGCGCTGCTCTACCAGATCGACAGCCGCGTCTGCATCCGGCACCGCGATGAGGTGGCGCCGCCACCGCCGGGGGGGGCCCTGTGGCCAG ctctgggctgggcgcTGCTGGCCGTGCTCTCGGTGAGCGTCCCGTCCGTGCTGGCCGTGCTGCTGCTCCCGCTGCGCGCCCGCGGCTCCTTCCGCTCGCTCCTCGCCTTCCTGGTGGCGCTGGCCGTGGGGACGCTCTGCGGGGACGCGCTGCTGCACCTCTGGCCGCAC GCTCAGGGGAAGCACCCGGAGGCTCCGGGGGACGCGAGCCCGGcggtgctgcaggggctggcgGTGCTGGGCGGCATCTACGCGCTCTtcgtgctggagctgctgctggcgatGCTGCGGCGCCGCCGGGAGGCCACG GGACACTCCCATGGAGAGACCCCCGGCCTGGCACCGTCACGGGCAG GCACCGAGCTGCGGCTGCTGGCGGTACCGGAGGCGGAGCTGGAGCCGAGACCGCCGGGACCCCCCCACGGGCACTCGCACGGCCCCGCGCTGCCCCCCGGGCCCGGTGCCACCGACATCGCGTGGATGGTGGTGCTGGGGGACGGCGTGCACAACCTGAGCGACGGGCTGGCCATCG GCGCCGCCTTCTCGCACAGCCTCCCCAGCGGGCTCAGCACCGCGCTGGCCGTGCTCTGCCATGAGCTGCCCCACGAGCTGG GTGacctggcgctgctgctgcgggcgggcgctgccccgcgctcgctgctgctgctctcgcTGCTCTCGGCGCTGCTCTCGTGCCTGGGGGCGGGGGCCGGGGTCGCCCTGGGCCGCAGCGGGACCCCCCTGGCCCCGTGGCTGCTCGCGGCCACCGCCGGCGTTTTCCTCTACGTGGCCTTGGCCGACATG CTCCCCGAGGTTCTGCGCGGCTCCGCCGAGGGCACCTGGGGCCGTTTCGCGCTGCAGAACGCGGGGTTCCTGCTGGGCGCTGGCATCATGCTGGGCATCGCCCTGGCCGAGGGGCACCTGCgctcctggctgcagccctga